Proteins from a genomic interval of Clostridium scatologenes:
- a CDS encoding HlyD family secretion protein: protein MKSKKKIIMSSILIGMIVTMIGIVGYYWYNSTHFVSTEDAKLNADLLRVTPQISGKLLEFSVEEGDKVNKNQIIGRQDIAGQTSDTLENAIIRSPIDGIIIKKQASEGEMCTAGQTLAYVINQDDIYVTANIEETKLTKLRLGEKVDITIDKYKSKKFSGKIASIGEASTATFSLLPTSTSANFTKVVQKVPVKIKLDKYSNVKLLPGINVVVNIHIR from the coding sequence ATGAAATCGAAAAAGAAAATAATAATGAGCAGTATATTAATAGGTATGATAGTAACTATGATAGGAATAGTAGGATATTACTGGTATAATAGTACTCATTTTGTTTCTACAGAAGATGCTAAGCTTAATGCAGATTTATTAAGAGTAACTCCTCAAATATCTGGCAAACTTTTAGAATTTAGTGTGGAAGAAGGAGATAAGGTAAACAAAAATCAAATAATTGGAAGACAGGATATAGCTGGACAGACTAGTGATACCTTAGAAAATGCTATTATTCGTTCTCCTATAGATGGAATAATCATAAAAAAACAAGCAAGCGAAGGAGAAATGTGTACAGCAGGTCAGACACTTGCTTATGTAATAAATCAGGATGATATATATGTGACAGCTAATATAGAAGAAACAAAATTAACTAAATTGAGGTTAGGTGAAAAAGTTGATATTACTATAGATAAATATAAAAGCAAAAAGTTTTCTGGGAAAATAGCTTCTATTGGAGAAGCATCTACTGCTACATTTTCTTTACTTCCAACGTCAACCAGCGCTAACTTTACAAAAGTTGTGCAAAAAGTACCAGTTAAAATCAAATTAGATAAATATAGCAATGTTAAACTTTTACCAGGTATTAATGTAGTAGTTAATATACACATAAGATAA
- a CDS encoding insulinase family protein gives MNKRLKSIIALTVITMMSSQAFIMELSNNVKAESSNVQVSSTINDSLGGFQLVSKKWIEDLKSNVCIYKHAKSGAQLIYLQNDSDNKMMCVNFRTPTKDNKGVNHVIEHSVLYGSKNYPVKDVLSEMAKQSLTTYLNAMTTGDSTLYPVASKNDKDFQNLMGIYLDAVFYPNVLKDKRIFEQEGIRYELNSPKDDLTYNGVVYNEMKGNYSSPDWVLNRAVNQSLFPDTSYKYESGGVPDEMPNLTYEELLKTYNENYNPANSYFYLYGKMDIDKTLKFIGENYLNNFDKKNVNTELTLQKPFTESVEKTVEYSLPKGASTKNKSYLSLNYVIDKNTNKDVVDAFNFLQTLLGGIPSSPIKKALKDNGFGENVNVKFDFSGIQPVFSIIAQNVDENQKDKFKQVVNDSLKNIVQNGFDDQLLNSIYKVYELNNRMVKGDYALAYDVLIMMSWMHGGDPIAYLNVDSDIANIKEKVKPEHFKELIKTYLLDNKSSSLVVLKPVTGLENKKEAELKSKLAAYKASLSKDQLNSLVKSTQDLKNWQNTPPTKEELNTLPTLTREDINTNTKEYKTVEKTESGVKVLEHPVYTNGIDFTTLYFDTSTVPQDKLGYVYLLSNVLGNIATKNYSKDDLREQTLINSGGITLYPECVVNHEDSNLYYPKMTVTLMPLNENLKNGFNILNEMIFNSNLNDKARLKEIISNLKIQREQQLAYNGNLLGKEKLLSYMSESGKYDAYKDDGFYSLLCDLDKNFNSKSDEIIKNLEQVRALVFNKKDLIVSFTGNEENYKTFADNLKYFLSDLKNENLKKYKYTFDDSTINEGLIIPSTVQYVYKGGDLKKTRYIENGKFKVLENILNMDYLSPIIRERDGAYGAYMGVDNSKVVFSSYRDPNLQKTIDTFNQTPEFLKNFNADEKQMTNYIIGTIGQEDNKYSKLDQYYGAAADGIIADNLYLTGTKQSDLEQERKDIISTTAEDIRNFAPVMDAVLKQNYLCVVGGETKIEESKKNFMTIKNILTSKEEKGNVINMEKKENVSSNKTWTFKFAKDLDEVTVNTANVYVLNDKNQQVKVNVSYDKNNKAIKVAPADSYEKGKKYTIFIKDIQSVQKDKTSSKLIAPVNMEFVIEK, from the coding sequence ATGAATAAAAGGTTAAAGTCCATAATAGCATTAACTGTAATAACAATGATGTCTTCACAGGCTTTTATTATGGAACTATCAAATAATGTGAAAGCAGAAAGTTCTAATGTGCAAGTAAGCAGTACTATTAACGATTCGTTAGGAGGATTTCAATTAGTCTCTAAAAAGTGGATTGAAGATTTAAAATCCAATGTGTGTATTTATAAACATGCTAAAAGTGGAGCTCAGCTTATATATTTACAAAATGATAGTGATAATAAAATGATGTGTGTAAATTTTAGAACTCCTACAAAGGACAATAAAGGAGTTAATCATGTAATAGAACATTCAGTTCTTTATGGTTCCAAAAATTATCCTGTTAAAGATGTTTTATCTGAAATGGCTAAGCAGTCATTAACTACATATTTGAATGCTATGACTACAGGTGATAGTACATTATATCCTGTGGCAAGTAAAAATGATAAAGATTTTCAAAATTTAATGGGGATATATTTAGATGCTGTTTTTTATCCTAATGTACTAAAAGATAAAAGAATTTTTGAGCAAGAAGGCATAAGATATGAATTGAACTCTCCTAAGGATGATTTAACATATAATGGCGTAGTATATAATGAAATGAAAGGAAACTATTCTTCTCCTGATTGGGTGTTAAATAGAGCTGTAAATCAATCACTTTTCCCAGATACTTCATACAAATATGAATCTGGAGGTGTTCCTGATGAAATGCCTAATTTAACTTATGAAGAACTTTTAAAAACTTATAATGAGAATTATAACCCTGCAAATAGTTATTTTTATTTATATGGGAAGATGGATATTGATAAAACATTAAAGTTTATAGGAGAAAATTATCTAAATAATTTTGATAAAAAAAATGTGAACACTGAATTAACACTTCAAAAGCCTTTTACTGAAAGTGTAGAAAAAACTGTAGAATACTCTCTACCAAAAGGGGCATCTACTAAAAATAAAAGTTATTTGAGTTTAAATTATGTAATTGATAAAAATACAAATAAAGATGTAGTAGATGCTTTTAACTTTCTGCAAACTTTATTAGGAGGAATACCATCTTCCCCAATAAAAAAAGCATTAAAGGATAATGGTTTTGGTGAAAATGTTAATGTTAAATTTGATTTTTCAGGAATTCAACCAGTTTTTAGTATAATTGCACAAAATGTAGATGAAAATCAAAAAGATAAGTTTAAACAGGTTGTAAATGATAGCTTAAAAAATATAGTACAAAATGGTTTTGATGATCAATTATTAAATTCAATTTATAAAGTATATGAGTTAAATAATCGTATGGTGAAAGGTGATTATGCTCTTGCTTATGATGTGCTTATTATGATGAGCTGGATGCATGGAGGAGACCCTATTGCTTATTTAAATGTAGATTCTGATATTGCAAATATAAAAGAAAAAGTTAAACCTGAACATTTTAAAGAGCTTATAAAGACTTATTTATTAGATAATAAAAGCTCATCATTAGTAGTTTTAAAACCAGTGACAGGTCTTGAAAATAAGAAAGAAGCTGAGTTAAAGTCTAAACTTGCAGCATATAAGGCATCACTTTCTAAGGATCAACTTAATTCATTAGTTAAAAGTACTCAGGATTTAAAGAATTGGCAAAATACACCACCTACTAAAGAAGAATTAAATACACTACCAACGCTTACTCGAGAGGATATAAATACAAATACAAAAGAATATAAAACTGTAGAAAAAACAGAAAGTGGAGTTAAAGTTTTAGAACATCCTGTATATACTAATGGTATAGATTTTACTACATTATATTTTGATACCAGTACAGTACCTCAAGACAAACTTGGATATGTTTATTTATTGAGTAATGTACTTGGTAATATAGCTACGAAAAACTATTCTAAAGATGATTTAAGAGAACAAACTTTAATCAATAGTGGAGGAATTACCCTTTATCCAGAATGTGTAGTAAATCATGAAGATAGTAATTTGTATTATCCAAAGATGACAGTTACATTGATGCCTTTAAATGAAAATTTAAAAAATGGTTTTAATATTTTAAATGAGATGATATTTAACAGTAATTTAAATGATAAAGCTCGTTTAAAAGAAATAATAAGCAATTTAAAAATTCAAAGAGAACAGCAGCTAGCGTATAATGGAAACTTATTGGGGAAGGAGAAGCTGTTATCCTATATGTCTGAATCTGGTAAATATGATGCTTATAAAGATGACGGATTTTACTCTTTATTATGTGACTTAGATAAGAATTTTAATAGTAAAAGTGATGAAATTATAAAAAACTTGGAACAAGTTAGAGCGCTTGTATTTAACAAAAAAGATTTGATAGTAAGTTTTACTGGAAATGAAGAAAATTATAAAACTTTTGCTGATAATTTAAAATATTTCTTATCTGATTTAAAAAATGAAAATCTTAAAAAATATAAATATACTTTTGATGATTCAACAATAAATGAGGGGTTAATTATTCCTTCAACTGTTCAATATGTGTATAAAGGTGGGGACCTTAAAAAGACAAGGTATATTGAGAATGGTAAATTTAAAGTTCTTGAAAACATATTAAATATGGATTATTTGTCTCCTATAATAAGGGAAAGAGATGGAGCCTATGGAGCTTATATGGGAGTGGATAATAGTAAAGTTGTATTTTCCTCTTATAGAGATCCTAATCTTCAAAAGACAATAGATACGTTTAATCAAACACCTGAATTTTTGAAGAATTTCAATGCTGATGAGAAACAAATGACTAATTATATAATAGGTACAATAGGGCAGGAGGATAATAAATATAGTAAATTAGATCAATATTATGGAGCTGCTGCTGATGGAATTATAGCTGATAACTTATACTTAACAGGAACTAAGCAGTCAGATTTAGAACAGGAGAGAAAAGATATTATATCTACAACAGCAGAAGATATAAGAAATTTTGCACCAGTTATGGATGCAGTTTTAAAGCAAAATTATCTATGTGTTGTAGGTGGAGAAACGAAGATAGAAGAAAGCAAGAAAAATTTTATGACTATAAAAAATATATTAACTTCTAAAGAAGAAAAAGGAAATGTAATAAATATGGAGAAGAAAGAAAATGTATCTTCAAATAAAACATGGACATTTAAATTTGCAAAAGATTTAGATGAAGTAACAGTAAATACTGCTAATGTATATGTATTAAATGATAAAAATCAGCAGGTTAAGGTGAATGTATCTTATGATAAAAATAATAAGGCCATTAAAGTGGCACCAGCTGATTCTTATGAAAAGGGTAAGAAGTATACTATATTTATAAAGGATATTCAATCTGTTCAAAAAGATAAAACATCATCTAAGCTTATTGCTCCTGTAAATATGGAGTTTGTAATTGAAAAGTAG
- a CDS encoding glycoside hydrolase family 73 protein: MGKKINNLLKIIAVIVFFCGIFAIAKYYIYKHEHINTKNVNMTLYIDTTDNVSKDKLQVNWKQLAAIDGVRYKNDFSKVSGESITKLASMFLAKNTSVHNVGNSKYKLLSLDEVLDKLSLKKSEKEKVYRYLKDLDSVALNRKLKDDPSYKNFIDELTPEAIDIYNRYGILPSVTISQAILESGWGKSELTSKSNNLFGIKADSSWKGKSVVMKTSEYYDKIIKDSFRVYASKSESLKDYGDFLYKNKRYKDKGVLSALNYRDQAEAIEKAGYSTVQDKKGNEIYADLVIKIIKENNLQLIDNKVQLEKSQALSK; encoded by the coding sequence ATGGGAAAAAAAATAAATAATTTACTTAAAATAATTGCTGTGATAGTTTTCTTTTGTGGAATTTTTGCCATAGCAAAATATTATATATATAAACATGAGCATATAAATACAAAAAATGTTAATATGACCCTTTATATTGATACTACAGATAATGTAAGTAAAGACAAGCTTCAAGTAAATTGGAAACAACTTGCTGCTATTGATGGCGTTAGGTACAAAAATGATTTTTCAAAGGTAAGTGGAGAAAGTATAACTAAGCTGGCAAGTATGTTTTTAGCGAAAAACACATCAGTGCATAATGTTGGAAATAGTAAATATAAACTTTTAAGTTTAGATGAAGTTTTGGACAAGCTATCTTTAAAAAAGAGTGAGAAGGAAAAGGTATATAGATATTTAAAAGACTTAGATTCGGTAGCATTAAATAGAAAGTTAAAAGATGACCCTTCTTATAAAAACTTTATAGATGAATTGACTCCAGAAGCGATTGACATATATAATAGGTATGGTATTTTACCTTCTGTAACTATATCACAAGCAATATTAGAATCAGGATGGGGAAAATCGGAACTTACTTCCAAATCTAATAATTTATTTGGAATAAAAGCAGATAGCAGTTGGAAGGGAAAAAGCGTAGTTATGAAAACCTCTGAGTATTATGATAAAATCATAAAAGATTCCTTTAGAGTTTATGCTAGTAAAAGTGAGTCACTAAAAGATTATGGTGATTTCCTTTATAAAAATAAAAGATATAAGGACAAAGGTGTTTTATCAGCTTTAAATTATAGAGATCAAGCAGAGGCTATAGAAAAAGCTGGATATAGTACTGTACAAGATAAAAAAGGTAATGAAATTTATGCAGATTTAGTGATAAAAATAATAAAAGAGAATAATCTTCAACTTATAGACAATAAGGTTCAATTAGAAAAAAGTCAAGCATTATCTAAGTGA
- a CDS encoding DHA2 family efflux MFS transporter permease subunit, producing the protein MEEKESPSYKWLCLGIVIIGTFMAFLDTSIVNIAVTKIMSSFGSTLDRTQWVLTGYMLASGAVIPLTGYLEDTFGMKKVYVFSLIVFTVGSFMCGVSWNINVLIFSRVVQAIGGGMIMPVSMSMVYKIMPKDKIGIATAIYGIAAMAAPAIGPTLGGYIVEYLTWNLIFTVNVPIGIIGTFLAIVIIKDSKGIKGQKLDYIEVLTSTLGLVSILYVIGEWSNIDWGEIKYPLLIIFGSANLILFVLQELTTDNPLLDLRILKIYKYTLSLIITSVIMFGIYGLLLLMPLFLQNLVGLSAVKTGIMMMAYAFGSALFMMISGKISSKIGSLPLIILGMILMSVSTYKLYFLNLDTNNSIFTLLVFLRGASVGMCIILIQNEGMNALPKELVGRGSSLQNTVKQVVGSLSITILTIFLQHRQNLHYYRLSEQFNSISPISSNFLNSAKEYILGKGFDSMNSQTGGLYLAYSYLGKEAYLHGIDDAFMLTLFIILAAIPLVFLFKKNIKLNDNP; encoded by the coding sequence GTGGAAGAAAAAGAATCTCCTTCTTACAAATGGTTATGTTTAGGAATAGTAATTATAGGAACCTTTATGGCATTTCTTGATACTAGCATTGTAAATATAGCTGTAACAAAGATAATGTCTTCTTTCGGATCAACACTAGATAGAACTCAATGGGTTTTAACTGGATATATGTTAGCGTCAGGAGCAGTGATACCTCTCACTGGATATTTAGAGGATACTTTTGGAATGAAAAAAGTGTATGTATTCTCTTTAATTGTTTTTACAGTTGGATCATTTATGTGTGGAGTTTCATGGAATATAAATGTTTTGATATTTTCAAGAGTAGTACAAGCAATAGGTGGTGGAATGATAATGCCTGTTAGTATGTCTATGGTGTATAAAATAATGCCTAAAGATAAAATTGGAATAGCTACAGCAATTTATGGAATAGCAGCAATGGCAGCACCAGCTATTGGACCAACTTTAGGCGGGTATATAGTTGAATATTTGACTTGGAATTTGATTTTTACAGTCAACGTTCCTATTGGTATTATTGGAACCTTCTTAGCTATAGTAATTATAAAGGATAGTAAAGGAATAAAAGGACAAAAGTTGGATTATATTGAAGTGTTAACTTCAACTTTAGGTTTAGTAAGTATTCTTTATGTTATAGGTGAATGGTCTAATATAGATTGGGGAGAAATAAAATATCCATTATTAATTATATTTGGAAGTGCTAATCTTATACTCTTTGTTTTACAAGAACTTACTACAGATAACCCTTTATTAGATTTAAGAATATTAAAAATATATAAGTATACTTTAAGTTTAATAATAACAAGTGTTATAATGTTTGGTATATATGGGTTATTACTCTTAATGCCGTTATTCTTACAAAATTTAGTAGGGCTAAGTGCTGTGAAAACTGGCATTATGATGATGGCTTATGCATTTGGATCAGCTTTATTTATGATGATAAGTGGGAAAATTTCAAGTAAAATTGGAAGTTTACCTTTAATCATTTTAGGCATGATTTTAATGTCAGTTTCAACTTATAAATTGTACTTTTTAAATTTGGATACAAATAACAGTATTTTTACTTTATTAGTATTTTTAAGAGGAGCTTCAGTAGGAATGTGCATTATATTGATTCAAAATGAGGGGATGAATGCTTTGCCTAAAGAATTAGTAGGAAGAGGGTCTTCTCTTCAAAATACTGTAAAACAAGTAGTTGGATCTTTAAGCATAACTATACTTACGATATTTCTTCAGCATAGACAAAATCTGCATTATTATAGATTATCTGAGCAGTTTAATAGTATAAGTCCTATAAGTTCAAATTTTTTAAATTCAGCTAAAGAGTATATATTAGGGAAAGGTTTTGATTCAATGAATTCTCAAACTGGAGGTTTGTATCTTGCCTATTCATATTTAGGAAAAGAAGCTTATTTGCATGGAATAGATGATGCTTTTATGTTAACCTTATTTATTATATTAGCAGCTATACCATTAGTATTTTTGTTTAAAAAAAATATTAAATTAAATGATAATCCATAA
- a CDS encoding DUF975 family protein, which yields MTVDNYIFKNSKELKKLAREKLNENWIKAILVCFICWFVADSFSNISNVNDGIQHISFLNNHIHLNFMNNSSTDNILTFVSFLFSGALYAGSSVFFLKLIRNQNALVEDLLYGFKSFNLFGKLFLLELIKSLFIILWTLLLIVPGIIASLKYSMAYYIIIDNPDLSVTDAIDLSTKMMDGHKSRLFCLVLSFFGWFLLGILTLGIGFIWIAPYYETSKANFYEELKEAH from the coding sequence ATGACTGTAGATAATTACATTTTTAAAAATTCTAAAGAATTAAAGAAATTGGCTAGAGAAAAACTAAATGAAAATTGGATTAAAGCTATACTTGTTTGTTTTATATGCTGGTTTGTTGCTGATTCTTTCTCAAATATATCAAATGTTAATGATGGAATTCAACACATTTCTTTCTTGAATAATCACATTCACTTAAACTTTATGAACAATTCATCAACTGACAATATACTTACTTTTGTAAGTTTCTTATTTAGTGGTGCATTATATGCAGGTTCCTCTGTATTTTTCCTAAAACTAATAAGAAACCAAAATGCTTTAGTTGAAGATTTGTTATATGGTTTTAAAAGCTTTAATCTTTTTGGAAAACTGTTTTTATTAGAGCTTATAAAATCTCTATTTATAATTTTATGGACTTTACTTTTAATAGTCCCTGGAATCATTGCATCTCTTAAGTATTCTATGGCTTATTATATAATAATTGATAATCCTGATTTAAGTGTTACAGATGCTATAGATTTAAGTACTAAAATGATGGATGGACATAAAAGCAGATTATTTTGTTTAGTATTAAGTTTCTTTGGATGGTTTTTACTAGGAATATTAACTTTAGGAATAGGGTTTATATGGATTGCACCTTATTATGAAACTTCAAAAGCTAATTTTTATGAAGAATTAAAAGAAGCTCATTAG
- a CDS encoding alpha/beta hydrolase: protein MSYFKYNNKNIYYEEVGIGTPLFLLHGNTASSKMFEAILNLYKDKYKLVLIDFLGYGRSQHLNKFPINLWFDESMQVIQLIEHLRYKKVNIIGTSGGAWTALNVCLERPDLVMKVIADSFNGETLESDFCNQLREQRELSKQIDEARHFYSLCNGNDWEQVIDNDTNAFCEFANKNTNLFRKPLTSLKTEILLTGSKKDEMLEKHFKKKYSDIILKVKNGKMHLFDTGFHPAMISNAVSFANIANSFFSLDVIK from the coding sequence ATGTCATATTTTAAGTACAACAACAAAAATATCTATTATGAAGAAGTAGGAATAGGTACTCCCCTGTTTTTGCTGCATGGAAATACTGCTTCTTCAAAAATGTTTGAAGCTATCCTTAATTTGTATAAAGATAAATATAAGTTAGTTTTAATAGATTTTTTAGGATATGGACGTTCTCAACACTTAAACAAATTTCCTATAAACTTATGGTTTGATGAATCAATGCAGGTGATACAACTTATAGAACATTTACGCTATAAAAAAGTAAATATTATAGGTACAAGTGGTGGTGCATGGACTGCACTAAATGTATGTCTTGAAAGACCTGACCTAGTTATGAAAGTAATTGCTGATAGCTTTAATGGTGAAACTTTAGAATCAGATTTTTGTAATCAACTTAGAGAACAACGTGAATTATCAAAACAAATTGATGAAGCAAGACACTTTTATTCTTTATGTAACGGCAACGATTGGGAACAAGTTATTGATAATGATACAAATGCTTTTTGTGAGTTTGCCAATAAAAATACTAATTTATTTAGAAAACCACTAACAAGTCTAAAAACCGAAATATTACTCACTGGAAGTAAAAAAGATGAAATGTTAGAAAAGCATTTTAAAAAAAAGTATTCAGATATAATCTTAAAAGTTAAAAACGGAAAAATGCATTTATTTGATACTGGATTTCATCCTGCTATGATTTCAAACGCTGTTTCTTTTGCTAATATAGCAAATTCTTTTTTTAGCTTAGATGTTATCAAGTAA
- a CDS encoding cytochrome b5 domain-containing protein, whose product MDKRTSQELKNMLQEINYYKKLINASICPYEKIYLINTIAYKVTEILDDINMNENMEREVPIQSSNEFTIEELAEYDGSMGKPAYVAVNGIVYDLSFSSVWGGGTHFGLYAGRDLSKEFKSCHGNKVEMLKNLPVVGKIK is encoded by the coding sequence ATGGACAAACGAACTTCTCAAGAACTTAAGAATATGCTTCAAGAAATAAATTATTATAAAAAATTGATTAATGCTTCTATATGCCCTTATGAAAAAATATATTTGATAAATACAATAGCTTATAAGGTAACAGAAATTTTAGATGATATAAATATGAATGAAAATATGGAAAGAGAAGTGCCAATTCAATCATCAAATGAATTTACTATTGAAGAATTGGCTGAATATGATGGTTCTATGGGAAAACCAGCCTATGTAGCAGTAAATGGTATAGTTTATGATTTAAGTTTCAGTAGTGTTTGGGGAGGAGGAACTCATTTTGGACTATATGCGGGTAGAGATCTTTCAAAGGAGTTTAAAAGCTGCCATGGTAATAAAGTTGAAATGTTAAAAAATCTTCCAGTTGTAGGCAAAATTAAGTAA
- a CDS encoding hydrogenase small subunit: MKLVYEAIDKINRGIVKKPNFIWLECTGCEGNIISFLNADKPDFKYFLNQMVNLKYSNSLMQPDGERAYENFLETLNTDFILGVEGAITKKDNGFYTLMAYYNGKQISAAEGVSLAAAKTKKVIAIGTCASFGGISAAKPNPTGCMSLSEFLNRKIINIPGCPANPLWVIGTIASLILYGEIDVDDKGRPLMFYRETNHTDCERRSYFDNNIFAKKLGEHECMFKLGCRGPITKAYCPLGKWNSRMNWPVENNTPCIGCASEYFPDGTEPFIRY, translated from the coding sequence ATGAAACTTGTATATGAGGCTATAGATAAAATCAATAGAGGAATAGTCAAAAAACCTAATTTTATTTGGCTTGAATGTACTGGATGTGAGGGGAATATAATTTCTTTTCTCAATGCAGATAAACCAGATTTTAAATATTTTCTTAATCAAATGGTAAATTTAAAATATAGCAATAGTTTAATGCAGCCTGATGGAGAAAGAGCTTATGAAAATTTTCTAGAAACTTTGAATACAGATTTTATACTTGGAGTAGAAGGAGCCATTACAAAAAAAGATAATGGCTTTTATACATTAATGGCGTATTATAACGGAAAACAAATATCTGCAGCAGAAGGAGTTAGCTTAGCAGCAGCAAAGACAAAAAAAGTAATAGCTATAGGTACTTGTGCTTCCTTTGGAGGAATATCTGCTGCAAAACCCAATCCTACTGGTTGTATGAGTTTAAGTGAATTTTTAAATAGGAAGATTATAAATATTCCTGGATGTCCAGCAAATCCTTTATGGGTTATAGGAACTATTGCCAGTTTAATTTTATATGGTGAGATAGATGTTGATGACAAAGGCAGGCCATTAATGTTTTATAGAGAAACTAACCATACTGATTGCGAAAGACGTTCATATTTTGATAATAATATATTTGCAAAAAAACTTGGAGAACATGAATGTATGTTTAAACTTGGATGTAGAGGACCTATAACAAAAGCTTATTGTCCTTTAGGAAAGTGGAATTCAAGAATGAATTGGCCTGTAGAAAATAATACTCCTTGTATAGGTTGTGCTAGTGAATATTTTCCAGATGGCACAGAGCCTTTTATAAGGTATTAA
- a CDS encoding alpha/beta hydrolase: MFNNLQGEFNTFDGTKLFYSKDIVDSAKAVVVIVHGLCEHLERYNYFTNKLNNFGYTVYRFDNRGHGKSGGERGYIENFQDFFKDADKVVNMALEENKGLPVFMFGHSMGGFITAGYGMKYKNKLKGQILSGAAITEPHAFKDLKKDNYFEKHPREKSPNALSKFICRDENVVKDYDNDPLVLKETNIKLLGEAFIKGAKWISENVKNYEYPCLILHGEMDRIVKNEASKWMFNNIHSHDKSMKIYPKCYHEILSEKDEKDDIIEDIHKWIEERI; encoded by the coding sequence ATGTTTAATAACTTACAAGGTGAATTTAATACGTTTGATGGTACCAAACTATTTTATAGTAAGGATATAGTAGATTCTGCAAAAGCAGTAGTTGTAATAGTTCATGGCCTTTGTGAGCATTTAGAAAGATATAATTATTTTACAAATAAACTAAATAATTTTGGTTATACAGTTTATAGATTTGATAATAGAGGTCATGGAAAATCTGGAGGAGAAAGAGGGTATATAGAAAATTTTCAGGATTTTTTTAAGGATGCGGATAAAGTGGTGAATATGGCCTTAGAAGAAAATAAAGGATTACCTGTATTTATGTTTGGGCATAGCATGGGAGGATTTATTACAGCAGGTTATGGAATGAAATATAAAAATAAATTAAAGGGTCAGATATTATCAGGGGCTGCAATTACAGAACCGCATGCGTTTAAAGACTTAAAAAAGGATAATTATTTTGAAAAACATCCAAGAGAAAAATCACCTAATGCTTTATCTAAATTTATTTGTAGGGATGAGAATGTAGTTAAAGATTATGATAACGATCCTCTTGTACTTAAAGAAACAAACATAAAACTTTTAGGAGAAGCATTTATAAAAGGAGCTAAATGGATTAGTGAAAATGTTAAAAACTATGAGTATCCATGCCTTATACTCCATGGGGAAATGGATAGAATAGTTAAAAATGAAGCTTCTAAATGGATGTTCAATAATATACACTCTCATGATAAATCTATGAAGATATATCCAAAATGCTATCATGAAATATTAAGTGAAAAAGATGAAAAAGATGATATTATAGAGGATATACATAAGTGGATTGAAGAGAGAATTTGA
- a CDS encoding DUF1294 domain-containing protein: protein MKIFLCYILLINLYAIFLMHSDKSKSQKGKWRIPEKTLFVTSLLLGSPGILIGMYLFRHKTKHKRFTIGIPVILIIQIFIFAKYFS from the coding sequence ATGAAAATTTTTTTATGTTATATATTACTTATAAATTTATATGCAATATTTTTGATGCATTCCGATAAAAGTAAATCACAAAAAGGCAAATGGAGAATACCTGAAAAAACTCTCTTTGTCACATCACTTCTCCTTGGAAGTCCTGGTATACTTATAGGCATGTATTTATTTAGACATAAAACCAAGCATAAAAGATTTACAATTGGAATACCAGTAATACTTATTATTCAAATATTTATATTTGCTAAGTACTTTAGTTAA